A genomic region of Nitrospiraceae bacterium contains the following coding sequences:
- the radA gene encoding DNA repair protein RadA: LYVSGEESPRQIKMRGERLGIGGKHLLILGETSLEQILKAIQEIKPAAVVVDSIQTVYTEQLTSAPGSISQVQEVAGQLMWFAKRNNVPVFIIGHVTKEGAIAGPRLLEHIVDTVLYFEGDKSHSFRILRAVKNRFGSTNEIGVFEMKDGGLEEVSNPSELFLAERPQRSTGSVVVSSLEGTRPILVELQALVSSTNYPMPKRMANGVEPNRLSLLLAVMEKRLGMHLSGQDVYVNVVGGIHIDEPAIDLGIVAAVTSSLRESPIDFTTLVMGEVGLGGEVRAISQAELRIREAAKMGFKRCLLPERNVAKLDPVDGIELIGIREVGDALDAVLA, translated from the coding sequence TGTTGTATGTCTCCGGCGAGGAGTCTCCGCGGCAGATTAAGATGCGAGGTGAACGGCTTGGCATCGGCGGCAAGCATCTGCTCATTCTGGGAGAAACTTCCCTCGAACAAATTCTGAAAGCCATTCAAGAGATCAAGCCGGCAGCGGTGGTCGTGGATTCGATTCAGACCGTCTATACCGAGCAACTGACCTCGGCGCCGGGCAGTATCAGCCAGGTGCAGGAAGTGGCCGGGCAATTGATGTGGTTTGCCAAGCGCAACAATGTCCCCGTATTCATCATCGGCCATGTCACGAAGGAAGGCGCGATCGCCGGGCCGCGGTTGCTAGAACACATTGTCGATACGGTGTTGTACTTCGAAGGCGATAAGAGCCATAGTTTCCGGATTTTGCGCGCGGTGAAAAACCGGTTCGGGTCCACGAATGAAATCGGCGTCTTCGAAATGAAAGACGGCGGCCTCGAGGAGGTGAGCAATCCCTCCGAGTTGTTCCTGGCCGAACGGCCGCAACGCAGCACCGGCTCCGTGGTGGTGTCCAGTCTGGAAGGAACGCGGCCGATTCTGGTCGAGCTGCAGGCGCTCGTGTCGAGCACCAATTATCCCATGCCCAAGCGGATGGCCAACGGGGTGGAACCGAATCGCTTATCGTTGCTGCTGGCTGTGATGGAAAAACGTTTGGGCATGCATCTCTCGGGGCAGGATGTGTACGTCAATGTGGTCGGCGGAATCCATATCGACGAGCCGGCCATCGATTTAGGTATTGTCGCCGCCGTGACGTCGAGCTTGCGTGAGAGTCCGATCGATTTTACGACCTTGGTCATGGGGGAAGTCGGGTTGGGGGGCGAGGTCCGGGCAATCAGCCAGGCCGAATTGAGGATTCGTGAAGCCGCAAAGATGGGCTTCAAACGTTGCCTGTTGCCGGAGCGTAACGTGGCAAAACTCGACCCGGTGGACGGGATCGAATTGATCGGCATCCGTGAAGTCGGAGACGCGCTGGATGCCGTGCTGGCGTGA